ACAACAATCAAAACACCATGCTGAAATTTCTTAATAAAGTTGGTGAATACACCAAAGAAGCTGTACAGGCAGCTAAGTATATCGGACAAGGCATGTCGGTAACCTTTGACCATATGCGTCGTCGTCCGATTACGGTGCAGTACCCTTACGAAAAGCTGATCCCTTCAGAGCGTTTTCGTGGACGCATTCACTTTGAGTTTGATAAGTGTATTTCCTGTGAAGTCTGTGTGCGGGTATGTCCAATTAACTTGCCTGTAGTTGACTGGACATTCAACACAGAAATGAAGAAAAAGGAACTCAAGAGTTACAGCATTGACTTTGGCGTATGTATTTTTTGTGGTAACTGTGTGGAATACTGCCCCACTAATGCCTTGTCTATGACTGAGGAGTACGACCTGTCAACCTTCGATCGCCATGAATTAA
This genomic stretch from Pseudanabaena galeata CCNP1313 harbors:
- the ndhI gene encoding NAD(P)H-quinone oxidoreductase subunit I, translated to MKFLNKVGEYTKEAVQAAKYIGQGMSVTFDHMRRRPITVQYPYEKLIPSERFRGRIHFEFDKCISCEVCVRVCPINLPVVDWTFNTEMKKKELKSYSIDFGVCIFCGNCVEYCPTNALSMTEEYDLSTFDRHELNFDSVALGRMPTKVTEDPLVTPIRELAYLPKGVMEGHETPHTAKRAGLRPEEIAEAASENK